In Panicum virgatum strain AP13 chromosome 5K, P.virgatum_v5, whole genome shotgun sequence, the genomic window TTTTTCTGTGGCATGTTCATCATACCACGGAAGAGCCCTCCATGAGCTGTATAAACACATCCAGCTACAACTGATGCCAAAGGAAGGTCTTGGAAGCATTTCAAAACTAGCTGATAGATTTGGCTGCCATCATCTACATATTTGGTGAAAAGTTCGTTTTTGAAACCATAAACTGAAGTGCAGTACTTTGATTCATGATTGCCACGGAGGAGAAACACAGAGTTTGGTAGAAAGACCTAGTAAATTAAGATAAACACATGAGTTAAACAAAATGCAACGAATATATTATGTTTTGTCATAATATAGTAATACACAACGACGACTTTCTGAGAAATTTAACAGAAAAAACTATTACAGGTGCACCTGTCTTCAACGACATTTCCCATATGGGCGTATATATCCTTTATAACGTGACATCTACAGATGGATGCAACTAGACAGATCACAGTTTGTAAACGGCATTCTTCTGTACTAGAATTGAGAATTTGAGATAGCTGGTAACATGACTATTGGCTAAATGATTGTAAAAGAAACAGCAACAGATGATTGGACTTAGCAGTTGAGAAAACAGCACAAGAAATTGCTGATGTCACATACAATATATACAGAGTCCCTCAATGATCTTGGGTAAAACTAGCTGGGAATAACTTATATCCAATTTGCCAAGGTTGGTTTCTAGCAGGCTTAAAAGGTACTGTTTAGCAGCAATTGAAGTTCAAGCCACGCTCTCAGCAATTCCAAAGGGTCTGTGGTGTCTCACACTAGGGCATGAAAACACATCTCACTTTGGGAGAATAAAATTTGTCCAAACCAGTCACTCCAAGTGGTTCTCCTTTGCAACAAAAACCATAAGAACCCTGAATGATCTGAAAATGGCAGAATACTGGAGAAGCTCCCTTCTGCTAACACTGACATGCtgcgaactcagttttaaaagCGTGATTGAATGGAACACAGGTGATGATCACCACATGCTCATGATTGTTAGATCCATGATCATAACAAGAAAGTTTTTCGTTGCTACAAGATGAACAGCCACATGTGTGCTGTGCAAATGCATGGTTTCAGATGAGAGATGCCCCCTCCAAATACAAAACTTCTTACTCATTGTTTTTCTAACATTGCTAAATACCATTCTTAGTTTATTTAAACGAGAAGTCTGGTTAATTTCTGGCTGCTACGAAAAAGAactctccctccctcttcctCCAACATgttacattctgatctattgcATTGGTGGAGAAAATGTCAATCTATCTATCAGTTGCATTTTATCGTTTCAATCAAATATTTCAATCTAGTAATGGGCAAAAGGTGAGAAAAGATAGAACCTGTCATGTTAAAACGACAAAGAGCAAACAATGTAGATTAGAATCACCTTCCATGccaggaggagaaggaaagttTCAAGGCCCCAGGAGCCACGGTCTACGTAGTCACCATTGAACACAAAAATGCGGCTTTCAGATGGAAATCCTGCAGcttggaggaggaggatggcacCATGGAGCTGACCATGGATATCACCAACAATGGTAACAGTTTGGTCAGCTCGAGGATCAACTTGAATGCAATTCGGTTCACGGTGAAGGAGGTTTGAGGCAGTGAGCACAAGCTTTTGGACAACTGAGAAGGGGAGGACATCAGGAAGTTGTTGAGGAGGGAGGTTGCGGGAGGACCAATCAAGCATGTTGGAAAAGTCAGCCACCCATTCTCGTGTTAATATGTCATCTTTGGGCCAACGGACAGGCTTGTTGGGAGAACATGCCAGAGTTGGTATAGTTTGGCAGGCCTGTTCAACCTCAGATGGAAGCAAAGTTTTATCAGCTGCTAATGACTCTGTAGCTGGTGGAGCTAGAGGACAAATTGGTCCATTCCTGGAATCATTATGACATAGTCCTGCTGGATCCAATCTACAGTTTATCTGCATAAAATCGAAAAGATGTCAGTAAGTTATGCTGGATGATGGAACATGAACAATCTATGCAAAGGGAGGGGATATATTCACCACATTAATCTCGTTCTCTGGAAAATCAAGAGTGAACTTGTTGCCTAGAAACTCGGAGCCTGAACTATTAAGCCAACCAGTTTCTTTTCGTCTTATTAAATCCATCAAGGATATCTGTGAGTTGTACAAAGCATGATACTCTTCGTCTGTGAATTGTAATGTCTGGATTCCTGAAAGAGGCTCTCTATCAGTTGCTATCGAGTCTATGTCAAAAGGCAGTCCCGCTTCCTGGAGTAAGCGGTCAAATTTGTCACCCTCCCCAAGATCAATGAAGTGGCCTCGACATGATTTCAACAGAATCTTTCCATCAGATATCATTCCTCTTATAACAAGGTTTATCCCAAGCACTGCTTCCTTGAAAGCCCTGAAACTCTGCATCCAAAGCAAGGTGTGAATAAATTACTAAGATGAAGTACTTGATAAACCTATGAACTTGCAGAACTGCACATACCTGCCGTGCCCATTTATCGCCATGCTGCACATATGTAATAGAATCGACTGGATCAGATGGCAAAGGCTGGGGTTCATCTACATGCCTCACATGATAATGCTTTCAAAAAACATTACGCTTGCCAAACTGTCCAAACCACTTCAAGTATGTTGGTCTAGTGGTAATATCATACTGCCGCACCTCATTCACCAATTGGTCTCTTGGCCTTTTCCCATGGCCTGATGTATTCCTCCCATTTCTCTGCCCAATTTGTACCTTCCGCTGATAAGCGGGTTACTCTATTATGAAGACTAAGGTGGATGTCCCAGCTAAGAGGATCTGGAGGTGGAATGTGCTGAAATAACCCAAACTGACGCATGACTCTGTCAGGATAATGCGTTTCCACTATCCAGAAGTGAATGAGTGGTATTTTCGCTGTCCAAATCTCACTATCTGTTTGCACCACAGCTGGCAAAAGAGAGATGCACCTTTCATATGGTAACCAATTCACAAATTCATCAAGTATAGCATTAAGTTCGTCTCGAGGGCTGCCCATCCCAGCATTGTGTGGACTATTGGGGAATTTAAGAGCACCTGTCCAACATCTCCCATATGGTTGACAAGACTCAAGATCTGCCAATCCCCATGATGTGAATGGATCTTTGGGTATGGGTCGACTGACATTGAGACGAGTCCATGACCACATCTGCAGTAGCATTAACGGGCAAGTGATACAGATAGTTTTGCTCTGGGCAGCAGTTGACAAAGATCGGTACAGGACAGCTAGAACTGCTGCTCCCCAATTTAACTTTGGTGGGTCATGTAAATCTCTCAGAAACTGCAGGTACATAGCTGGCACGCCGTCTCCAGTGCTGTCTGGAAAAAGCACAGATCCTAGCAAATAAAGGGTAAACGCACGTGTGTGCTGATCTATTTGGTCCTGGGTAGGGTTTTGTGGCAGCTCACTGAATTCATCTTTCAACCATCGCAAGCGAAGCCTGAATCGAGAATACTTGACAACTCTTATCCCATCTTTTCTCCGGGACTTCATTTTCCATATCTCATTTGTACAGGGTCTACCTAGATCTTCCTCAATGGCACTGCTCCAATTCTTCTCACACACACCAGTAATTGGGTGTCCTTCGATAGGTAATCCTAATAGACAGCCAACGTCTTGTAGAGTGATAGTCATCTCACCCACAGGAAGATGAAATGTTGCTGTTTCGGGTCTCCACCTCTCAACAAGTGCAGTAATAAGACCTTTGTCAATTCTTATATCTCCCAAACGAGATACATAATAAAGTTCCGATTTCTTCAGACCTGGTCCATACAAGTCATTGTATGGCATCTTGAGATGGTGAGCTATACATTTTAAACAAACCTTAGCCTGCATAATCGAACGGATAATTGTTAATTAAACTAACATCTAGGTACAAACTGATTGGAAACAACTTTCCAATAATTCTAAATATAAAGTAATATACCAATTCAAACCCTTACATTATCACAAACTTTTGACACCCGATGCTCCGTAAATGGCATCTTCAACAGGGAACTAAACGGCTGAAGATTGAGATCAGCAGCCTCCCCCACATTTGCCTCATCCAATGCATTTGTTGCTCTTGAAGAACTTGCCATCTTCAACTGTTGGTAATCACAAATAATATAATTAGAATAAAATAAGTATAAAACGGAACAAAAGGAGATCTGTAGGGAAGTTGGTTATGTAGAAACATAGCTTTCGGTATTCACTGAAAGGAATGTAACTTTTCTGTCTTTAGTTGTATTTTATGTATCATCATAAAAGTTGAAGCCCTCATTAATGCGAGCTCCTCCACATGCTAACCATGTCATTGTGATAACAGATAGATGGGATAGATTTACGGCTgaattttttccttttatttacaTACTAATCATGGTAGCTTCTATTCTAGTCAATGTGGGTTCTAATTTCCATCTGGAGCCTGATTTACAATATCCTATACTCTGACTCTGCATTCAAATGGGGGTAAAAATGCTTGGTGTCCAATCAGATATCCATAGAGAATACACAGTATTAGTTTACCATTTTTTAATACATATTTATAAACCAGTTGCATCTCTGGTAATTCTGAAATTACTTGAATCAGTATTGCTATGAGATCCCCTCTCTAGTACTATGAGATCCCCTCCCTAGTACTGTATGTTCCCTTGCCGGTTGCCACTCCAGTTGGTTTACTCCCAAAGACATGATTAGTACCACCAAAGCTTGAATCTATCATTCCATCCCCAACTCCTAGTCAGATTACTACCTCCCCCAGGATATGTCCAGTTCAATTAgaatctactccctccgtccagaAATGAAAGACGTATTTTGTGTAACACTGAAGCATTTGAAAAGAAAGGAAGGGTGATACTTGTTAAACAAAGCTGCTTGTGGAGCCACCACGTATAGCTGTAGTTTCTGCCCCATCCAATACTTTCTCACTGGTCCTATTTGACATGGACTCTTCCAGACCAAACCCCTAGAACCAACCCACACTAAGCAAGCCAGGTCATTCTACTCTCTCCCTCTGAGCATCTCTGCACACGCCCTAGAAAATCAACGCGGATACAAGCTCATCCGCATCTAGTGCCCCTCTCAGTTTTGAACACAACCGGAACAGGGTACGCAGGCACAATCACCGCAACAATCAAGCGCATTCGTATCCAACGGCGTCATGGGCACCGGGGAGCTTTGCTCAAGCACATTGAACGAGC contains:
- the LOC120708813 gene encoding serine/threonine-protein phosphatase 7-like isoform X2, producing MISDGKILLKSCRGHFIDLGEGDKFDRLLQEAGLPFDIDSIATDREPLSGIQTLQFTDEEYHALYNSQISLMDLIRRKETGWLNSSGSEFLGNKFTLDFPENEINVINCRLDPAGLCHNDSRNGPICPLAPPATESLAADKTLLPSEVEQACQTIPTLACSPNKPVRWPKDDILTREWVADFSNMLDWSSRNLPPQQLPDVLPFSVVQKLVLTASNLLHREPNCIQVDPRADQTVTIVGDIHGQLHGAILLLQAAGFPSESRIFVFNGDYVDRGSWGLETFLLLLAWKVFLPNSVFLLRGNHESKYCTSVYGFKNELFTKYVDDGSQIYQLVLKCFQDLPLASVVAGCVYTAHGGLFRGMMNMPQKKHKRVRKCTANSSIVPSTLKLGSLEDLSKARRNVLDPPWKGSNLIPGDILWSDPSVEMGLSQNEARGGLGLLWGPDMTEKFMLENNLKLIVRSHEGPDARDQRIDLSGMNNGFTIDHQVNSGKLITVFGAPDYPQFQASEERYNNLGAYLVLRAPDFATPMFCSFESVKPRLEAPAYYDYKEVMDSDEELDYSAMDRD
- the LOC120708813 gene encoding serine/threonine-protein phosphatase 7-like isoform X1, yielding MISDGKILLKSCRGHFIDLGEGDKFDRLLQEAGLPFDIDSIATDREPLSGIQTLQFTDEEYHALYNSQISLMDLIRRKETGWLNSSGSEFLGNKFTLDFPENEINVINCRLDPAGLCHNDSRNGPICPLAPPATESLAADKTLLPSEVEQACQTIPTLACSPNKPVRWPKDDILTREWVADFSNMLDWSSRNLPPQQLPDVLPFSVVQKLVLTASNLLHREPNCIQVDPRADQTVTIVGDIHGQLHGAILLLQAAGFPSESRIFVFNGDYVDRGSWGLETFLLLLAWKVFLPNSVFLLRGNHESKYCTSVYGFKNELFTKYVDDGSQIYQLVLKCFQDLPLASVVAGCVYTAHGGLFRGMMNMPQKKHKRVRKCTANSSIVPSTLKLGSLEDLSKARRNVLDPPWKGSNLIPGDILWSDPSVEMGLSQNEARGGLGLLWGPDMTEKFMLENNLKLIVRSHEGPDARDQRIDLSGMNNGFTIDHQVNSGKLITVFGAPDYPQFQILPHQCSAALSLSNRA